From the genome of Denticeps clupeoides chromosome 4, fDenClu1.1, whole genome shotgun sequence, one region includes:
- the htt gene encoding huntingtin isoform X6: MATMEKLMKAFESLKSFQQQQGPPSAEELVQKQKKDLATTKKDRVTHCLTICENIVAQSLRTSPEFQKLLGIAMEMFLLCSDDKESDVRMVADECLNKIIKALMDSNLPRLQLELYKEIKKNGASRSLRAALWRFAELAHLVRPQKCRPYFVNLLPCLTRITKRQEESVQETLATAIPKIMAALGNFANDGEIKVLLKAFVANLKSSSPTIRRTAASSAVSVCQNSRRTHYFYAWLLNVLLGLVVPVDAEYPSHLILGVLLTLRYLMPLLQQQVPSTSLKGSFGVMRKEADIGPAPEQLVQVYELTLHYTQHCDHNVVTASLELLQQTFRTPPPELLNVLITRGGILNASVFREDAESRARSGSILELIGKMLSGEEEGLEDDPETRSEVTTGSFAASVGGDSSSDPTASSSGVSSLTQADIITEQPRSSQHALQPGDSVDLSASSEGVAVAGGSDTPDDEEEMLSRSSSQISGGGGSGVAMVSEEAAADGNLQIDQQQASAPPSDSSQTTTEGPDSAVTPSECPELVLDGNESQYSGMQIGTLQDEEEEATAPAPEEPLDPFSQSVLALRKPHLLESKGHNRQASDSSVDRFITKDEVLEPADLDSRPSRIKGEIGHYTDLKEEPLVHCVRLLAAYFLLTGQKNGLVPDREVRVSVKALAVSCVGAAAALHPEAFFNTLYLEPLDGLAQDEQQYITDILKYIDHGDPQIRGATAILCGAVIQSILLKTRFNVEVWLSTVQSCTGNPVSLVDFVPLLQKSLRDESSVTCKMACFSVRHCIMTLCNSSHSELGLQLIIDLMTLRDCSYWLVRTELLETLAEIDFRLVSFLEHKTESLHKGEHHYLGLLRLQDRVLNDVILHLLGDDDPRVRHVAATTISRMVSRLFYDCDQAQADPVVAIARDQSSVYLQLLMHETQPPSHFTVSAITRTYRGYSLSQGTSDVTIDNNLSRVITVVAHALTSSTSRALTFGCCEALCLLSITFPVCTWSTGWHCGYISSSVSHVNRSSLYRSRGRSHSLSQSGSGEEGRRSLTVGMANMVLSLLSSAWFPLDLSAHQDALLLTANLLAAAAPKSLKSPWGSEEETNTPPNKQEEPWPALGDRSLVVMVEQLFSHLLKILNICAHVLDDTPPGPAVKASLPSLSNTPSLSPIRRKGKEKEPSEPSATPMSPKKGGETNTGRPADSTGTTPVNKATSLGSFYHLPPYLKLYDVLKATHTNYRVTLDLHNANEKFGSFLRSALDVLSQLLELATLHDIGKCVEEILGYLKSCFSRESMMATVCVQQLLKTLFGTNLASQYEVTATHPCRSQGKALRLGSSSLRPGLYHYCFMAPYTHFTQALADASLRNMVQAEQEQDASGWFDVMQKVSSQLRSSITNVTRHRGDKNAIHNHIRLFEPLVIKALKQYTTSTSVALQRQVLDLLAQLVQLRVNYCLLDSDQVFIGFVLKQFEYIELGQFRESEEIVPNIFFFLVLLSYERYHSKQIISIPQIIQLCDGIMASGRKAVTHAIPALQPIVHDLFVLRGTNKADAGKELETQKEVVVSMLLRLIQYHQVLEMFILVLQQCHKENEDKWKRLSRQIADIILPMIGKQQMHLDSHEALGVLNTLFESVAPSSLRPVDMLLKSMFVTPATMASVGTVQLWVSGILAILRVLISQSTEDIVLSRVQELSLSPYLLSCPAIHRLHSDVASQAAPPPIVSDENEGEPLRFPPEETFARFLLQLVGVLLEDISTKQVKVDMTEQQHTFYCQQLGTLLMCLIHIFKSGMFRRITAAASKLLKSEGGEGSFYALEGLNTMVQRLITTHPSLVLLWCQVLLIINYTNYSWWSEVHQTPSRHSLSCTKLLSPHPSGEGDDDQQESRQAMCNREIVRRGALILFCDYVCQNLHDSEHLTWLTVNHVRDLISLSHEPPVQDFISAVHRNSAASGLFIQAIQSRCDNLTTPTMLKKTLQCLEGMHLSQSGALLMLYVDKLLNTPFRVLARMVDTLACRRVEMLLAETLQNSIAQLPLEELDRIQQYLQSSGLAQRHQRFYSLLDRFRATVAEETSSPVPPATSHPLDGDPPPAPENVEANKDWYISLVKSQCCLNGEGALYETTDLLTKLPQSDLSAIMNSKDFNLALLAPCLSVGAQRLSQGQGGILFNTALQVTMERLSIITQLLPTPHHPFLPPSDPGQGTEAYWDKLNEVYGDVTLYQTVLSVCGALSQYLLSLPKLPSSLHVPSERESLIARFSTMAMEVLVWRVLQDLAPLSVCLQSVLSCVCLALHQSHVWSLLASPAYLTQAVSIIHCVRLLIHAVAVGPGDQLLTPERKKTHTDTKDQVDSAKDNTCEQRACEVMVEMVEALQSVLSLGHPRNSLIPAFLTPTLRNVIISLARLPLVNSYTRVPPLVWKLGWSPRRGGEFGTVLPEIPVEFLQEKDVFREFLYRINTLGWSSRTQFEETWATLLGVLVTQPISMDQEEESQQEEDLERTQINVLAVQAITSLVLSAMTLPVAGNPAVSCLEQQPRNKSLKALDTRFGKKLSVIRGTVEREIQAMVSKRDNIATHFPYQAWDPVPSLTSSSTGTLISHEKLLLQINTEREMGNMDYKLGQVSIHSVWLGNNITPLREEEWGEDEEDEIDAPPPASPPISPINSRKHRAGVDIHSCSQFLLELYSQWILPGSPSSRKTPVILISEVVRSLLAVSDLFTERNQFDMMFSTLMELQRVHPPEDEILNQYLVPAICKAAAVLGMDKATAEPVCRLLETTLRSTHLPSRIGALHGVLYVLECDLLDDTARQLIPIVSEYLLSNLRAVAYCVNLHNQQHVLVMCAVAFYMMENYPLDVGSEFNNVIIQLCGVMLSASEEATPSVIYHCVLRGLERLLLSEQLSRLDAETLVKLSVERVNMPSPHRAMAALGLMLTCMYTGDPADAGKENAVPGRPAEGDPNAPDSETVIVAMERVSVLFDRIRKGFPCEARVVARILPQFLDDFFPPQDVMNKVIGEFLSNQQPYPQFMATVVYKVFQTLHATGQSSMVRDWVLLSLSNFTQRTPVAMAMWSLSCFFVSASTSQWISALLPHVISRMGKSDVVDVSLFCLVAMDFYRHQIDEELDRRAFQSVFEMVASPGSPYYQLLCCLKSIHQDTSL; encoded by the exons ATGGCCACCATGGAGAAACTGATGAAGGCCTTCGAGTCTCTCAAGTCATTCCAGCAACAACAGGGCCCACCGTCGGCCGAAGAGCTTGTCCAGAAACA GAAAAAAGATCTTGCTACCACCAAAAAGGATCGGGTAACTCACTGTCTGACCATATGTGAAAACATAGTGGCACAGTCCCTAAG GACTTCGCCAGAGTTCCAGAAGCTTTTAGGCATCGCCATGGAGATGTTCCTGCTGTGCAGTGACGATAAAGAATCTGATGTCAGGATGGTGGCGGACGAGTGCCtcaacaaaataattaaa GCACTAATGGACTCTAACCTGCCTCGGCTACAGCTGGAGCTTTACAAAGAGATTAAGAAG AATGGAGCATCTCGAAGTCTTCGCGCTGCGCTGTGGAGGTTTGCTGAGCTCGCCCACCTGGTCCGACCACAGAAGTGCAG GCCCTACTTTGTGAACCTTCTGCCTTGTTTGACCCGCATCACTAAGCGCCAAGAAGAGAGCGTGCAAGAGACTCTGGCAACAGCCATCCCTAAAATCATGGCTGCTCTGGGCAACTTTGCTAATGATGGCGAGATCAAG GTGCTCCTGAAAGCCTTCGTAGCCAATCTGAAGTCCAGTTCCCCCACTATCCGTCGCACTGCAGCCAGTTCTGCGGTTAGCGTATGCCAGAATTCACGCCGGACTCACTACTTCTATGCCTGGCTCCTCAATGTGCTGCTTG GTCTTGTGGTCCCTGTGGATGCGGAGTATCCAAGTCATTTGATTTTAGGGGTGCTGCTCACGCTGCGGTACCTTATGcctctgctgcagcagcaggtgcCCAGCACCAGCCTGAAGGGCAGTTTTGGTGTCATGCGCAAGGAGGCGGACATCGGCCCAGCACCTGAGCAGCTAGTCCAG GTATATGAGCTGACCCTTCACTACACACAGCACTGTGACCACAATGTGGTGACTGCGTCTCTGGAGCTGCTTCAGCAGACTTTCCGCACGCCTCCACCAGAGCTGCTCAACGTGCTCATCACACGCGGCGGCATTCTGAACGCCAGCGTCTTTCGGGAGGACGCTGAGAGCCGTGCTCGTAGTGGCAGCATCCTCGAGCTCATCG gCAAAATGTTGtcaggggaggaggaggggttaGAGGATGACCCTGAGACTAGATCAGAGGTCACTACTGGCTCCTTTGCAG CATCAGTAGGGGGCGACTCATCCAGCGACCCTACAGCCTCCTCTTCGGGTGTGTCCTCTCTCACTCAGGCTGACATCATCACTGAGCAGCCACGGtcttcccagcatgccttgcagCCAGGTGACTCAGTGGATCTGAGTGCATCCTCAGAGGGCGTGGCAGTTGCTGGGGGCAGCGACACTcctgatgatgaagaggagatGCTCAGTCGCAGCTCCAGTCAAATCAGCGGTGGGGGAGGGAGTGGTGTTGCTATGGTGAGCGAGGAGGCGGCAGCCGACGGCAACCTCCAGATAGACCAGCAGCAGGCCTCAGCACCTCCCAGTGACAGTTCTCAGACCACGACAGAGGGTCCAGACTCAGCAGTCACACCGTCGGAGTGTCCAGAGCTC GTCCTAGATGGCAATGAAAGTCAGTATTCAGGGATGCAGATCGGAACCCTgcaggatgaggaagaggaggcaaCGGCCCCTGCACCAGAAGAGCCACTGGACCCATTCTCTCAATCAGTACTGG CTTTGAGAAAACCCCATCTGCTGGAGAGTAAAGGTCACAACAGACAGGCATCAGACAGTAGCGTGGACCGTTTCATAACAAAGGATGAGGTGCTGGAACCTGCTGACCTGGACAGCAGG CCGTCCAGGATAAAAGGAGAGATCGGACACTACACTGACCTGAAGGAGGAGCCTCTAGTGCACTGTGTCAGGCTCCTGGCTGCTTATTTCCTGCTGACGGGGCAAAAAAACG GCCTGGTTCCTGACAGAGAGGTGCGGGTGAGTGTGAAGGCCCTGGCGGTGAGCTGTgtgggagcagcagctgcactcCATCCTGAGGCCTTCTTCAACACCCTCTACCTGGAGCCCTTGGATGGGTTGGCGCAGGATG AGCAACAGTACATCACTGACATTCTGAAATACATTGACCATGGGGACCCACAGATTCGAGGGGCTACAGCTATTCTCTGTGGTGCTGTCATTCAGTCCATTCTCCTCAAAACTCGCTTCAATGTTGAGGTCTGGCTGTCTACTGTCCAGAGCTGCACAG GTAACCCAGTTAGTTTGGTTGACTTTGTGCCTCTGCTGCAGAAGAGTCTAAGGGACGAATCATCAGTCACCTGTAAGATGGCTTGTTTTTCAGTCAGG cacTGCATTATGACCCTCTGCAACAGCAGCCACAGTGAGCTTGGCTTGCAGCTGATCATAGATCTCATGACCCTGCGGGACTGCTCCTATTGGTTGGTCCGTACTGAGCTTTTGGAGACGCTGGCAGAGATAGATTTTCG ATTAGTCAGCTTCCTTGAGCATAAAACTGAGAGTTTACACAAAGGGGAACACCACTACCTGGGG TTGCTTCGGCTTCAGGACCGAGTGCTTAATGATGTCATTTTGCACCTTTTGGGAGATGATGATCCTAGGGTCCGACATGTGGCTGCAACCACTATCAGCAG GATGGTCTCGCGGTTATTTTATGACTGTGACCAGGCTCAGGCTGACCCAGTGGTGGCCATAGCTCGTGACCAGAGCAGTGTGtacctgcagctgctgatgcATGAGACTCAGCCACcctcccactttactgtcagtGCCATTACCAG GACCTACAGAGGGTACTCTTTATCTCAGGGGACCTCTGATGTAACGATAGACAACAACCTGTCCCGTGTCATCACAGTAGTGGCTCATGCACTCACCTCCTCAACGTCCAGAGCTCTGACT tTTGGGTGTTGTGAAGCCCTGTGCCTCCTAAGCATCACCTTCCCAGTTTGCACCTGGAGCACTGGGTGGCATTGTGGTTACATCAGTTCATCTGTCAGTCATGTGAATCGCTCCAGCCTCTACCGTAGCCGTGGACGCTCCCACAG CCTGTCCCAGTCTGGCTCAGGGGAGGAGGGTCGGCGATCTCTCACAGTGGGCATGGCCAACATGGTCCTGTCACTGCTGTCCTCTGCCTGGTTTCCTCTGGACCTCTCTGCACATCAGGACGCCCTATTGCTCACCGCTAACCTTCTAGCAG CTGCTGCTCCAAAGTCTTTGAAGAGTCCCTGGGGCAGCGAGGAGGAAACTAATACACCCCCCAACAAACAGGAAGAGCCATGGCCAGCTCTTGGGGACCGCTCTCTTGTTGTAATGGTGGAGCAGCTCTTCTCTCATCTCCTCAAAATCCTTAACATCTGTGCCCATGTATTAGATGATACACCACCAGGTCCAGCGGTCAAG GCCTCCCTCCCTTCTTTGTCCAACACACCATCTCTCAGCCCCATACGGAGGAAGGGCAAAGAGAAGGAGCCGTCTGAGCCCAGTGCTACCCCCATGAGCCCAAAGAAGGGGGGAGAGACCAACACAG GCAGGCCTGCAGATAGCACAGGGACCACTCCAGTTAACAAGGCTACATCTTTGGGCAGCTTCTACCATCTTCCTCCATACTTAAAGCTTTATGATGTTCTGAAGGCCACTCACACCAATTATAGG GTAACGCTTGATCTTCATAATGCTAATGAAAAGTTTGGCAGCTTTCTGCGTTCTGCACTGGACGTTTTGTCACAGCTGCTGGAGCTGGCAACATTGCATGACATTGGAAAA TGTGTGGAGGAGATTCTAGGCTACCTGAAGTCATGCTTCTCCAGAGAGTCAATGATGGCCACTGTATGCGTGCAGCAG CTCCTGAAGACTCTGTTTGGTACAAACCTGGCTTCCCAGTATGAAGTCACAGCCACCCATCCATGCCGATCCCAGGGCAAGGCTCTGCGTCTGGGCTCCTCCAGCTTGCGGCCTGGCCTCTACCACTACTGTTTCATGGCCCCCTATACTCATTTCACACAGGCGCTGGCAGATGCCAGCCTCAGGAACATGGTGCAGGCTGAGCAGGAGCAGGATGCTTCAGG ATGGTTTGATGTCATGCAGAAGGTGTCCAGTCAGCTTAGGTCAAGCATTACCAATGTCACACGTCACAGAGGTGACAAG AATGCCATTCACAACCACATCCGCCTGTTTGAGCCGCTGGTGATCAAAGCATTGAAGCAGTACACCACCAGCACCTctgtggccctgcagaggcAGGTTCTAGATCTGTTGGCCCAGTTGGTGCAGCTCAGAGTCAACTACTGCCTTCTGGACTCTGACCAG GTTTTTATCGGCTTTGTGCTGAAACAGTTTGAGTATATTGAGTTGGGCCAGTTCAG AGAATCTGAGGAGATTGTGCCGAACATCTTCTTTTTCCTGGTGCTGCTGTCGTACGAGCGTTACCACTCCAAACAGATAATCAGCATACCCCAAATTATCCAGCTGTGTGATGGCATTATGGCCAGTGGCAGGAAAGCTGTAACTCATG CAATCCCGGCTCTTCAGCCCATTGTCCATGACCTGTTTGTCCTGAGGGGTACCAACAAAGCAGATGCAGGCAAAGAGTTGGAGACCCAGAAGGAGGTTGTGGTGTCCATGCTGCTTCGCCTCATACAGTACCATCAG GTGCTGGAGATGTTTATCCTGGTGCTGCAGCAGTGTCACAAAGAAAATGAGGATAAATGGAAGAGGCTCTCTAGACAGATTGCTGACATCATCTTACCCATGATTGGAAAACAACAG ATGCATTTAGACTCCCATGAAGCTTTGGGTGTGTTAAACACACTTTTCGAGTCGGTGGCCCCCTCTTCGCTTCGTCCTGTGGATATGCTGCTTAAAAGTATGTTCGTCACTCCAGCCACCATG GCGTCTGTGGGTACTGTGCAGCTGTGGGTGTCTGGGATTCTGGCTATTCTACGCGTCCTCATCTCCCAGTCCACAGAAGATATTGTCCTGTCTCGGGTGCAGGagctctccctctccccctatCTACTGTCCTGTCCAGCCATCCACCGTCTCCACAGCGACGTGGCCTCCCAAGCTGCACCCCCACCAATTGTGTCTGATGAAAATGAAGGAGAACCTCTGCGTTTCCCTCCAGAAGAGACCTTTGCTAG GTTTCTACTTCAACTGGTAGGTGTTCTTTTAGAggacatctccaccaagcaggTGAAGGTAGACATGACTGAACAGCAACACACATTCTACTGCCAGCAGCTGGGCACACTGCTCATGTGCCTCATCCACATTTTTAAGTCTG GAATGTTTCGGAGGATTACAGCAGCAGCCTCAAAACTGCTGAAGTCAGAAGGAGGGGAGGGCAGTTTCTATGCCTTGGAGGGGCTTAACACCATGGTGCAGAGGCTCATCACTACACACCCTTCGTTGGTGTTGCTCTGGTGCCAAGTGCTGCTCATTATCAACTACACCAACTATTCATGGTGGTCTGAGGTGCACCAAACACCCAG CAGGCACAGCCTGTCCTGCACCAAGCTTTTGAGTCCTCACCCTTCTGGGGAAGGAGATGATGACCAGCAAGAGAGCCGACAGGCAATGTGCAATAGGGAGATAGTTCGCCGGGGGGCGCTCATCCTCTTCTGTGACTATGTG TGTCAGAACTTGCATGACTCAGAGCACCTGACGTGGTTGACCGTGAATCACGTGCGCGATCTGATCAGCCTTTCCCATGAGCCTCCAGTGCAGGACTTCATCAGTGCCGTCCACCGCAACTCAGCCGCCAGTGGCCTTTTCATACAAGCCATTCAATCCCGCTGTGACAATCTTACTACT CCCACCATGCTAAAGAAGACCCTGCAGTGTTTGGAGGGTATGCACCTGAGCCAGTCTGGAGCTCTGCTCATGCTCTATGTTGATAAGCTTCTCAACACACCATTCCGCGTGCTGGCACGCATGGTGGACACGCTGGCCTGCCGCCGGGTGGAGATGCTGCTGGCAGAAACATTGCAG AACAGCATAGCGCAGCTGccactggaggagctggaccgGATTCAGCAGTATCTCCAGAGCAGCGGGCTGGCCCAAAG ACATCAGAGGTTCTACTCCCTGCTGGACAGGTTCCGAGCCACTGTTGCTGAAGAGACTAGCAGCCCCGTCCCTCCTGCAACTTCACACCCCCTGGATGGAGACCCACCTCCTGCCCCTGAGAATGTAGAGGCCAACAAG GATTGGTATATATCCTTGGTGAAGTCTCAGTGTTGTCTGAATGGTGAGGGAGCTCTATATGAAACCACTGATTTGCTGACTAAACTGCCCCAGTCAGACCTCAGTGCCATTATGAACAGCAAG GACTTTAACCTAGCGCTTCTTGCTCCCTGCCTGAGTGTTGGGGCACAGAGGCTGTCTCAGGGTCAAGGTGGGATCCTGTTTAACACTGCTCTCCAGGTTACCATGGAACGCTTGTCCATCATTACCCAGCTTCTGCCGACCCCCCACCACCCTTTCCTGCCGCCCTCTGACCCAGGGCAAGGCACAGAAGCCTACTGGGACAAATTGAATGAGGTCTACG GTGACGTGACTTTATACCAGAcagtgctgagtgtgtgtggtgcgcTGAGTCAGTACCTGCTGTCCCTGCCCAAACTTCCTTCCTCACTGCATGTTCCCTCAGAGAGGGAAAGCCTCATTGCCCGCTTCAGCACTATGGCTATGGAG GTGCTTGTGTGGCGGGTGCTGCAGGATCTGGCTCCTCTGAGCGTATGTCTGCAGTCGGTCCTTTCCTGCGTTTGTCTGGCCCTGCATCAGAGTCACGTCTGGAGTCTGCTGGCTTCCCCTGCCTACCTCACTCAAGCCGTCTCCATCATCCACTGTGTACGGCTACTCATTCATGCAG TGGCTGTGGGACCTGGAGACCAGCTGCTCACACCTGAGAGGAAGAAGACGCACACGGACACTAAAGACCAAGTGGACTCAGCTAAAGATA ATACATGTGAGCAGAGGGCATGTGAGGTGATGGTGGAGATGGTTGAGGCTCTGCAGTCAGTATTGTCTCTGGGTCACCCCAGAAACAGTCTTATCCCAGCATTCCTCACTCCCACCCTACGCAATGTCATCATCAGCCTTGCCAGGTTGCCGCTTGTCAACAGCTACACCCGTGTGCCACCATTG GTCTGGAAATTGGGCTGGTCCCCCAGACGTGGTGGTGAGTTTGGAACCGTACTACCTGAGATCCCTGTGGAGTTCCTGCAAGAGAAGGACGTCTTCAGGGAGTTTCTGTACCGCATCAACACATTAG GGTGGAGCAGTCGGACACAGTTTGAAGAAACATGGGCAACATTACTAGGGGTGCTGGTCACCCAACCAATCTCCATGGACCAGGAAGAGGAAAGCCAGCAGGAG GAGGATCTGGAGCGGACTCAGATTAACGTCCTGGCAGTGCAGGCCATAACCTCTCTGGTGCTCAGTGCTATGACACTCCCTGTAGCTGGAAACCCTGCGGTCAGCTGCCTGGAGCAGCAGCCACGCAACAAGAGCCTCAAAGCGTTGGACACAAG GTTTGGCAAAAAGCTAAGTGTGATCCGGGGGACGGTGGAGCGAGAAATCCAGGCCATGGTGTCCAAAAGAGACAACATAGCTACACATTTCCCATACCAGGCCTGGGACCCTGTTCCTTCCCTTACTTCTTCATCCACTG GTACTCTAATCAGCCACGAGAAACTGCTTCTTCAGATCAATACTGAGAGAGAAATGGGCAACATGGATTATAAACTGGGCCAG GTATCTATTCATTCTGTGTGGCTCGGAAACAACATCACTCCACTAAGAGAGGAAGAGTGgggtgaagatgaggaggatgagATAGATGCTCCACCCCCAGCTTCACCTCCAATTTCTCCTATAAACTCAAG GAAACATCGTGCTGGGGTGGACATCCACTCTTGCTCCCAGTTCCTCTTGGAGCTCTACAGCCAGTGGATCCTCCCTGGCAGCCCCAGCAGCCGAAAGACTCCAGTTATCCTCATTAGTGAAGTGGTGCGATCG CTGCTGGCGGTGTCGGACCTTTTCACAGAAAGAAATCAGTTTGACATGATGTTCTCCACCCTGATGGAGCTACAGAGGGTACACCCTCCCGAGGATGAGAttctgaaccagtatctggtgCCAGCCATCTGTAAAGCAGCTGCTGTTCTGGGCATG GATAAGGCTACAGCAGAGCCTGTTTGCCGTCTGTTGGAGACAACCCTGCGCAGCACGCACCTGCCCAGCCGTATAGGGGCTCTGCATGGAGTCCTGTACGTACTGGAGTGTGACCTGCTGGATGACACTGCCAGACAACTCATTCCCATAGTCAGCGAATACCTGCTGTCTAATCTCCGAGCGGTTGCATA CTGCGTGAACCTACATAACCAGCAACATGTGTTGGTGATGTGTGCTGTGGCCTTCTACATGATGGAGAACTATCCTCTGGATGTGGGCTCGGAGTTCAACAATGTCATCATCCAG CTGTGTGGGGTCATGCTGTCAGCCAGTGAGGAGGCAACTCCCTCAGTGATCTACCACTGCGTGCTGCGTGGTCTGGAGCGGCTGCTGTTGTCGGAACAGCTGTCCCGCCTGGACGCGGAGACGCTGGTGAAGCTGAGTGTGGAGCGAGTGAACATGCCCAGCCCACACCGCGCCATGGCCGCCCTGGGCCTCATGCTCACCTGCATGTACACAGGTGACCCGGCAGATGCAG gaaaGGAGAACGCAGTTCCTGGGCGTCCAGCTGAGGGCGACCCCAACGCACCAGACAGTGAGACAGTCATTGTTGCCATGGAGcgtgtttctgtgctttttgacAG GATCCGTAAGGGTTTCCCATGTGAAGCTCGAGTGGTGGCAAGGATATTGCCGCAGTTTCTAGATGACTTCTTCCCACCACAGGATGTTATGAACAAAGTCATAGGGGAGTTCCTGTCCAATCAGCAACCTTACCCACAGTTTATGGCAACTGTGGTATACAAG GTGTTCCAGACATTGCATGCAACAGGCCAGTCTTCCATGGTGCGTGACTGGGTGCTGCTGTCCCTCTCCAACTTCACTCAGCGCACTCCTGTTGCTATGGCAATGTGGAGCCTGTCCTGCTTCTTTGTCAGTGCCTCCACCAGCCAGTGGATTTCTGCCCT CCTACCCCATGTTATCAGCCGTATGGGAAAGTCTGACGTGGTAGACGTTAGCCTTTTCTGCTTGGTTGCAATGGATTTCTACCGTCACCAGATTGATGAAGAGTTGGACCGCCGCGCTTTCCAGTCTGTCTTTGAGATGGTGGCCTCACCTGGTAGTCCATACTACCAGCTCCTGTGTTGTCTGAAAAGCATCCACCAGGACACCTCACTGTAA